One region of Primulina tabacum isolate GXHZ01 chromosome 17, ASM2559414v2, whole genome shotgun sequence genomic DNA includes:
- the LOC142530976 gene encoding pentatricopeptide repeat-containing protein At5g44230 has protein sequence MVSVSPPRKLLPPLIRAAIFQEDHLPFIPFSQLQEIKLLESQLIATLDNSTSLGQIKQNHAYTIRKGLHQSSYIIAKLIRMLSKVNEPVLSYGVSVFSQVRFPNAFLYTALIRGFTVDGLFKESVLVYNTMRRDGIKPVSFTFSALLKACGSETNSHFGRQLHGESVKLGGFELDLLVGNGLIDMYLKCGLLDYGRKIFDEMPERDLISWTSLIVAYAKNGDIHSASELFRGLPVKDMVAWTAMVTGLVQNGKPREAVEYFERMQNAGVETDEVTLIGVINACAQLGMMKYGNWIREVAERSGFDPSNNVQLGSALIDMYSKCGCVDDAYAVFKSMNNLNVYSYSSMIVGLASHGRANSAMELFKEMVKTDVKPNAVTFIGVLAACSHAGLVEEGRSYFEMMEKSYGVKPSVDHYNCMVDLFSRTGRLDEALELIGSMKMEPSAGIWGALLGGCRMYANPHIAEVSARHLFKMEPDNIGNYILLAQVYAKSERWNDVLEVRKLIRKKGFKKYPAFSWVEGEKGVIHEFYAGEMTHPRSKEIIAALEDIVNRLKLIGYVPNLSAVLYDLGEDEKKKILMHHCEKVAFAYGLITIDDGSAIRIVKNLRICEDCHSFMCGASQITGREIIVRDNMRFHHFRGGKCSCSNFW, from the coding sequence ATGGTTTCTGTTTCACCCCCTCGGAAGCTACTTCCGCCCTTGATCAGAGCCGCCATTTTTCAGGAAGATCATCTCCCGTTCATCCCCTTTTCGCAGCTTCAAGAAATCAAACTGTTGGAATCTCAACTCATTGCTACTCTCGACAATTCGACAAGCCTCGGGCAAATCAAGCAGAACCACGCCTACACAATACGCAAAGGCCTCCACCAGAGCTCTTACATTATCGCAAAGCTCATCCGCATGCTCTCGAAAGTGAATGAGCCTGTGCTATCGTATGGAGTTTCTGTGTTCTCCCAGGTGAGATTCCCAAATGCTTTTCTTTACACGGCTTTGATCCGGGGATTTACGGTTGATGGGTTGTTTAAAGAATCGGTTTTGGTTTATAATACCATGAGGAGGGATGGGATCAAGCCCGTGTCATTCACGTTCAGTGCCTTGTTGAAGGCATGTGGGAGTGAAACTAATTCACATTTTGGTCGACAGCTTCACGGGGAGAGCGTTAAGTTAGGCGGTTTTGAGTTGGATTTGTTAGTTGGAAATGGTTTAATCGATATGTACCTCAAATGTGGCTTGTTGGATTATGGGAGGAAGATATTCGATGAAATGCCTGAGAGGGATTTGATCTCTTGGACTTCCCTAATCGTTGCTTATGCAAAGAACGGAGATATACATTCAGCTAGTGAGTTATTTCGTGGGTTGCCCGTGAAAGATATGGTGGCATGGACTGCCATGGTCACTGGTCTTGTACAGAATGGTAAACCGAGGGAAGCAGTGGAATATTTTGAAAGAATGCAGAATGCAGGCGTGGAGACTGATGAGGTGACATTGATAGGTGTTATCAACGCTTGTGCACAGTTAGGCATGATGAAGTATGGTAATTGGATCAGGGAAGTGGCTGAGAGGTCTGGCTTTGACCCCTCTAACAATGTGCAATTGGGTTCGGCATTGATCGATATGTACTCAAAGTGCGGGTGTGTTGATGATGCATATGCGGTTTTCAAGAGTATGAACAATTTGAATGTTTATTCATACAGCTCGATGATTGTCGGTCTTGCAAGTCATGGGCGTGCAAATTCTGCGATGGAGTTGTTCAAGGAGATGGTGAAAACCGATGTTAAGCCTAACGCCGTGACTTTTATCGGGGTTCTAGCTGCATGTAGCCATGCGGGATTGGTAGAGGAAGGTCGTAGTTACTTTGAAATGATGGAGAAATCTTATGGTGTAAAACCATCTGTGGACCATTATAATTGTATGGTGGATCTTTTCAGCAGGACGGGGCGACTTGATGAAGCACTTGAGCTTATTGGAAGCATGAAAATGGAGCCTAGTGCTGGTATCTGGGGTGCTCTTCTTGGAGGTTGTAGGATGTATGCAAATCCTCACATTGCCGAAGTTTCTGCACGACATCTGTTTAAGATGGAACCGGACAATATTGGTAACTACATATTGCTTGCTCAGGTTTATGCAAAATCTGAAAGGTGGAATGATGTCTTAGAGGTGAGGAAACTAATAAGAAAAAAAGGATTTAAAAAGTATCCTGCATTTAGCTGGGTTGAAGGGGAAAAAGGCGTCATCCATGAATTCTACGCTGGTGAAATGACCCATCCCAGGTCTAAAGAGATTATCGCAGCACTGGAGGACATCGTTAATAGACTAAAATTGATTGGATATGTACCAAACTTGAGTGCGGTGCTTTATGATCTGGGTGAggatgagaaaaagaaaattctgATGCATCACTGTGAAAAGGTGGCTTTTGCATATGGGTTAATCACCATAGACGATGGCTCTGCCATTAGAATCGTGAAAAATCTAAGAATATGTGAAGACTGCCACTCGTTCATGTGTGGTGCATCCCAAATCACAGGGAGGGAGATTATAGTGAGGGATAACATGAGATTCCATCACTTCCGTGGCGGGAAATGTTCGTGTTCTAACTTTTGGTAG
- the LOC142530920 gene encoding toMV susceptible protein tm-1(GCR26): MEVLCIGTADTKLEELQFLSQSVRSNLQLFTTDSNFKVSVAVVDVSTSSKDVKSCGDFKFVSRNDVLSCSAAEGEKSSTLLPDDRGKAIAIMNKALEAFLSKVQSDDILAGVIGLGGSGGTSLISSGFRSLPIGIPKVIVSTVASGNTEPYVGTSDLVLFPSVVDVCGINSVSRSVLSNAAAAFAGMVMGRLKLSKESATDNEKPTLGITMFGVTTPCVNAVKDRLAQEGFEPLVFHATGIGGRAMEDLVKAGLIQGVLDITTTEVADYIVGGNMACDSSRFDAILDKKIPLVLSVGALDMVNFGPRATVPSNFQQRKIYEHNEQVTLMRSTIDENMKFAAFIAKKLNKSSSKVRVCLPKMGVSALDAPDKAFYDPEATGALIHEMQRIIETNEDRQVKVFPYHINDLAFSNALVDSFLEVCTNFKVVSSQAIDEPLKGAQDKTSGAEISSRSIISISHSLSSFPNAKPETIQGTQAILQRLKAQISAGKPIIGAGAGTGISAKFEEVGGVDLIVLYNSGRFRMAGRGSLAGLLPFADANAIVLDMANEVLPVVKEVPVLAGVCATDPFRRMDFFLKQLESIGFPGVQNFPTVGLFDGNFRQNLEETGMGYSLEVEMIAKAHEMGLLTTPYAFNQDEAISMAKAGADIIVAHMGLTTSGHIGAKTAVSIEESVILVQAIADSAHQINPSAIVLCHGGPISGPKEAEYVLKRTNGVHGFYGASSLERLPVEEAITATVQQYKSISIT, from the exons ATGGAGGTGTTGTGCATTGGAACCGCCGACACAAAGCTAGAAGAACTACAATTCCTCTCTCAGTCCGTTCGATCTAATCTCCAATTGTTTACCACTGATTCTAACTTCAAG GTGTCGGTGGCTGTAGTTGATGTGTCCACCAGTTCAAAAGATGTTAAATCCTGTGGGGATTTCAAGTTTGTGTCGAGAAATGATGTCCTCTCCTGCTCTGCGGCAGAAGGGGAAAAGTCCAGTACCCTACTCCCAGATGATAGAGGCAAAGCTATTGCTATCATGAACAAAGCTCTCGAGGCTTTCCTCAGCAAAGTCCAAAGTGATGACATTCTTGCTGGAGTTATCGGGCTTGGTGGCAGTGGAGGGACATCTTTAATTTCCTCTGGTTTTCGGTCCCTTCCAATTGGAATCCCAAAGGTGATTGTATCAACTGTGGCCAGTGGCAATACCGAACCATATGTTGGAACATCCGATTTGGTGTTATTTCCGTCAGTGGTGGATGTTTGTGGCATTAATAGTGTGAGTAGATCGGTGTTATCTAATGCCGCTGCTGCTTTTGCTGGAATGGTGATGGGACGGCTAAAACTTTCCAAAGAATCAGCCACTGATAATGAGAAGCCTACATTGGGTATAACGATGTTCGGGGTTACAACTCCTTGTGTCAATGCTGTCAAAGATAGATTAGCTCAAGAAGGATTCGAACCCCTAGTTTTCCACGCCACTGGTATAGGAGGAAGGGCTATGGAAGATCTTGTCAAAGCCGGACTTATACAG GGTGTTTTGGATATCACCACAACCGAGGTAGCTGATTACATTGTGGGAGGAAACATGGCATGCGACAGTTCACGTTTCGATGCCATATTAGATAAGAAGATACCCTTGGTTCTAAGTGTTGGTGCATTAGATATGGTGAACTTTGGACCCAGAGCCACCgtaccttcaaattttcaacaGAGAAAGATTTACGAACACAATGAACAG GTTACACTAATGCGATCTACAATcgatgagaatatgaaatttGCAGCGTTCATAGCAAAGAAGTTAAACAAGTCATCATCAAAGGTTCGTGTCTGCTTGCCAAAGATGGGAGTTTCTGCCTTAGATGCACCAGACAAGGCGTTCTATGATCCAGAGGCTACTGGTGCTCTTATACATGAAATGCAGAGGATAATTGAAACAAATGAAGATCGCCAG GTTAAAGTTTTTCCATATCATATAAATGATTTGGCGTTCTCAAATGCGCTAGTGGATTCCTTCTTGGAGGTTTGTACAAATTTTAAGGTTGTCAGTAGTCAAGCAATTGATGAACCTTTAAAAGGCGCTCAAGATAAAACttctggtgctgagataagttCCCGGAGCATTATATCAATATCTCACAGTCTTAGCAGCTTTCCCAATGCCAAACCAG AAACGATACAAGGGACACAGGCTATACTGCAAAGATTGAAAGCTCAAATAAGTGCGGGAAAACCCATCATTGGTGCTGGTGCAGGGACAGGCATATCTGCTAAATTTGAAGAAGTTGGTGGAGTGGATCTGATTGTTCTCTACAATTCAGGGCGCTTTAGGATGGCTGGAAGGGGTTCCTTAGCAGGTCTTTTGCCATTTGCTGATGCAAATGCAATAGTACTTGACATGGCGAATGAAGTGTTGCCT GTGGTGAAAGAAGTACCCGTTCTGGCTGGAGTCTGCGCAACCGACCCATTTCGTAGGATGGATTTCTTCCTGAAGCAATTGGAATCCATTGGTTTCCCAGGGGTACAGAACTTTCCAACTGTGGGACTATTTGATGGTAATTTTAGACAAAATTTAGAAGAGACTGGAATGGGATATAG TTTGGAGGTTGAGATGATTGCAAAAGCTCATGAAATGGGACTGTTAACTACCCCATATGCTTTCAACCAAGATGAAGCCATTTCTATGGCAAAAGCTGGTGCTGACATAATAGTGGCTCACATGGGACTCACAACATCTGGTCATATCGGTGCAAAAACAGCTGTCTCAATTGAGGAGAGTGTAATTCTAGTGCAAGCAATAGCTGACTCTGCTCATCAGATCAACCCTTCTGCTATTGTTCTTTGCCATGGAG GTCCGATATCTGGTCCCAAAGAAGCAGAATATGTATTGAAGAGAACAAATGGAGTACATGGATTCTATGGTGCATCAAGTTTGGAGAGGCTACCAGTTGAAGAAGCCATTACAGCTACAGTTCAGCagtacaaatcaatttctattaCTTGA
- the LOC142530979 gene encoding AAA-ATPase At2g18193-like: MYSVVDMQSMATNIFSAYASVAASMMLFRSVAYDIIPEPVKSAVFSALSQFFRLYFGRFFNPLPAQITMVVDEQCGFTRNQIYDAAEVYLRTVDNPDSERFKVNKSPKQKSISISMEKNQEVVDHFKGFKLKWQFVLIEPENQKNHFQPEKRFFELTFDKARKDDVLKEYLPHVMAKAKEIKDNERAVRLYTTDCPFDGDDEDGGNGGGYWGCINLDHPATFDKLAMDPCLKKSIIEDLERFVRRRDYYKKVGKAWKRGYLLYGPPGTGKSSLIAAMANYLKFDVYDLELASLYSNSELKRILLSTTNRSIIVVEDIDCSVQMHDRSAEPEGNESSNTKLTLSGVLNFIDGLWSTCGDERIIIFTTNHKEKLDPALLRPGRMDMHIHMGYCTPEGFDVLALNYLGINDQTKAPCQEIKSFIREVEISPAEIAEHLMRSEDVDLALQGVLDLLKKKKDEKTLVAVDEKKCDIGGAKEIIESDGIETHKDQKMKFAKIWKSLTRRRSSKYNKMKHSEQSL, translated from the exons ATGTATTCTGTGGTGGACATGCAGTCAATGGCTACGAATATTTTCTCAGCCTACGCATCAGTTGCTGCATCGATGATGCTATTTCGATCGGTCGCCTATGATATTATTCCCGAGCCCGTAAAATCAGCCGTCTTTTCGGCACTCTCTCAGTTCTTCAGACTTTACTTTGGAAGATTTTTCAATCCACTTCCCGCCCAGATAACAATGGTGGTGGACGAACAATGTGGCTTCACTCGCAACCAAATCTATGACGCAGCTGAGGTCTATCTCCGCACAGTAGACAATCCCGACTCCGAGAGATTCAAAGTGAACAAAAGTCCCAAACAGAAGAGCATCAGTATTAGTATGGAGAAGAATCAGGAAGTTGTTGATCATTTCAAAGGTTTCAAACTCAAATGGCAGTTTGTTCTGATCGAACCCGAGAATCAGAAGAACCATTTCCAACCGGAGAAGAGATTTTTCGAGTTAACATTCGATAAGGCGCGCAAAGACGATGTACTCAAGGAGTATTTGCCTCACGTTATGGCTAAGGCGAAAGAAATCAAAGATAATGAGAGGGCGGTGAGGTTGTACACCACGGACTGTCCCTTTGATGGTGACGATGAGGACGGTGGCAATGGAGGTGGATATTGGGGCTGCATCAATTTGGATCATCCCGCCACCTTCGATAAATTGGCGATGGACCCATGTTTGAAAAAATCCATTATTGAAGATTTAGAAAGGTTTGTGAGGAGAAGAGATTATTACAAGAAAGTAGGCAAGGCCTGGAAGAGAGGCTATCTCCTGTATGGACCTCCCGGGACTGGAAAATCGAGCTTGATCGCCGCCATGGCCAACTATCTGAAGTTTGATGTGTATGATTTGGAACTCGCCAGTCTATATTCAAATTCAGAATTGAAGAGAATCTTGCTGTCCACGACAAACAGGTCTATTATCGTAGTCGAGGATATTGATTGCAGTGTGCAGATGCATGACAGGAGTGCCGAACCCGAGGGCAATGAGTCCTCTAACACAAAG TTGACATTATCTGGAGTATTGAACTTCATAGATGGATTGTGGTCAACTTGTGGAGATGAAAGAATTATTATTTTCACAACGAATCATAAGGAGAAGCTGGATCCTGCCCTGTTGCGCCCCGGTCGAATGGATATGCACATTCATATGGGGTATTGCACACCTGAAGGATTTGATGTTTTGGCCTTGAACTACTTGGGAATCAATGATCAAACGAAGGCGCCATGTCAAGAGATTAAAAGCTTCATTCGGGAAGTAGAGATCAGCCCTGCTGAAATTGCAGAACACTTGATGAGAAGCGAGGATGTTGATCTTGCACTTCAGGGGGTTCTTGATTTGCTCAAGAAAAAGAAGGACGAAAAAACTTTGGTGGCTGTCGATGAAAAGAAATGTGATATTGGAGGAGCCAAAGAGATCATTGAAAGCGATGGAATCGAAACTCACAAGGACCAGAAGATGAAGTTTGCTAAAATATGGAAAAGTTTAACAAGAAGGCGATCGAGCAAATATAACAAGATGAAGCATAGTGAGCAAAGTTTGTAG
- the LOC142530982 gene encoding ribosomal RNA small subunit methyltransferase, mitochondrial-like, whose translation MNRILLSNSNQIENLKFHLALFQNFTQYNYTFLPFRMLVSKFFISNSRFHLFRQWLRAKSTYLKIKPKKDGGERDTRHVQLLKSRGQHLLTNSRVLDAIVATSNINPEDTVLEIGPGTGNLTLKLLQVAKKVVAIEIDKRMVEIVGERAAQSGLQDRLNLICGDALKTEFPEFNLVVANIPYGISSPLLAKLVLGSNTNPFRSATLLLQKEFAKRLLANNGDSEFNRLAVNMKLLADVEFVMNVSKRDFVPCPKVDSSVVKIYPKIEIPNVDLNEWWAFTRTCFGKKNKTLGAIFKQKKKLMELMNLSRAEGLNRMHNEGDSDLSSSTSTSLSLFRERIISILESGEFLDKRPSKLCNDEFLRLLSLLNGAGIYFHDQGKQNGSCDSTFLASDDDLR comes from the exons ATGAATAGAATCCTCTTATCAAATTCTAACCAGATTGAGAATTTGAAATTTCATTTAGCATTATTCCAAAATTTCACTCAATACAATTACACGTTCCTCCCTTTTCGAATGTTGGTCTCCAAATTTTTCATCAGCAACTCGAGATTTCATTTATTCAGGCAATGGCTTAGGGCCAAATCCACTTATCTAAAGATCAAACCCAAGAAAGATGGAGGAGAAAGGGATACCAGGCATGTACAACTGCTCAAGAGCAGGGGGCAGCATCTTCTCACCAACTCCCGAGTTCTTGACGCCATTGTCGCAACATCCAACATAAACCCAGAAGACACCGTTTTGGAAATCGGTCCCGGTACGGGAAATCTCACACTCAAGCTCCTTCAGGTGGCCAAAAAAGTTGTAGCCATCGAAATCGACAAGCGTATGGTAGAAATTGTTGGCGAACGCGCTGCTCAGTCTGGGCTCCAAGATCGCCTGAAT CTAATCTGTGGCGATGCTTTGAAGACAGAGTTTCCAGAATTCAATCTCGTTGTGGCTAATATTCCATACGGCATATCTTCGCCTTTGTTGGCTAAATTAGTCTTGGGGTCGAACACTAATCCATTTAGAAGTGCAACGCTGCTTCTTCAGAAAGAGTTTGCTAAGAGACTGTTAGCAAATAATGGCGACTCGGAGTTCAACAGATTAGCTGTGAACATGAAGTTACTGGCTGATGTAGAATTTGTAATGAATGTGAGCAAAAGGGACTTTGTTCCATGCCCAAAAGTTGATTCTTCTGTCGTCAAAATCTATCCAAAGATTGAGATTCCAAATGTGGACCTCAATGAATGGTGGGCATTTACAAGAACTTGTTTTGGCAAGAAAAACAAAACTTTAGGTGCCATTTTTAAGCAAAAGAAGAAGTTGATGGAGCTGATGAATTTATCGAGGGCTGAAGGGCTTAACAGGATGCATAATGAAGGGGACTCAGATTTGAGTTCGAGCACGAGCACCAGCTTGAGCTTGTTTAGAGAGAGAATCATTAGTATTTTAGAATCAGGTGAGTTTTTGGACAAGAGGCCTTCAAAACTATGTAATGATGAATTTCTGAGATTGCTGTCTCTTTTGAATGGAGCTGGGATATATTTTCATGATCAAGGGAAGCAAAATGGTTCGTGTGATTCGACCTTTCTTGCTTCTGATGATGATCTGCGGTAA
- the LOC142530697 gene encoding uncharacterized protein LOC142530697, translated as MGQSTIRRGRYAYVHDVNGSPPETIDVHHILVSNTWISFSPSSAAESVIILAAFGVQLETMFGSGRTVRHFVPISKILKPVLVECITPFSCYWSLSLIVRGEEELLPVLKGLYPPVKMLVPIWKALSVAIANGECNPTLDDSRSLPFHLFLMEKVTVKLCRVKTS; from the exons ATGGGGCAATCTACCATTAGAAGAGGAAGATACGCATATGTACATGACGTGAACGGAAGCCCACCTGAAACTATCGATGTTCACCATATTCTTGTTTCCAATACGTG GATTTCTTTTTCTCCGTCATCCGCAG CAGAGTCTGTTATAATCTTGGCAGCTTTTGGAGTTCAGCTTGAAACTATGTTCGGAAG CGGGAGAACAGTTCGCCACTTTGTTCCAATCAGCAAGATTTTGAAACCTGTACTGGTTGAATGTATCACACCGTTCTCTTGTTACTGGAGTTTGTCTCTGATTGTACGTGGAGAGGAAGAACTTTTACCCGTGCTCAAG GGATTATATCCTCCCGTCAAGATGTTAGTTCCCATTTGGAAGGCTCTGAGTGTTGCCATTGCTAATGGAGAATGCAACCCGACACTAGATGATTCACGTAGTTTACCATTTCACCTCTTTCTCATGGAAAAGGTTACTGTGAAACTATGTCGAGTGAAGACAAGTTGA
- the LOC142530980 gene encoding AAA-ATPase At2g18193-like, with protein MYSAVEMQSMATNIFSAYASIAASMMLFRSVAYDMIPDTVKSSVFSALSHFFKHYLGRFFNPLPTKITMVVDEQCGITRNQIYDAAEVYLRTVDNPDSERFKVNKSTKQKSISISMEKNQEVVDHFKGFKLKWQFVLIEPENQKNHFQPEKRFFELTFDKSRKDDVLNEYLPHIMAKAKEIKDNERAVRLYTRDCPFNGEDDDSGNGGGYWGCINLDHPATFDKLAMDPCLKKSVIEDLDRFVRRRDYYKKVGKAWKRGYLLYGPPGTGKSSLIAAIANYLKFDVYDLELASLYSNSELRRILLSTTNRSIIVIEDIDCSVQMHERGAEPEGDESSNTKLTLSGVLNFIDGLWSTCGDERIVIFTTNHKEKLDPALLRPGRMDMHIHMGYCTPEGFDVLALNYLGINDQRKAPCQEIKSFIGEVDISPAEIAEHLMRSEDVDLALHGVLALLKKMKDENTLTLVDQKKCDIGEAKVIIESDGIKIDKERKVKFAEGLKRVTRRRSSRCNKIKQG; from the exons ATGTATTCTGCGGTCGAAATGCAATCAATGGCTACAAATATTTTCTCAGCCTACGCATCAATCGCAGCATCGATGATGCTATTTCGATCAGTAGCCTATGATATGATTCCCGATACCGTAAAATCATCCGTCTTTTCGGCGCTGTCCCATTTCTTCAAACATTATTTGGGAAGATTTTTCAATCCACTTCCCACCAAGATAACAATGGTGGTGGACGAACAATGTGGCATCACTCGCAACCAAATCTATGACGCAGCTGAGGTCTATCTCCGCACAGTAGACAATCCCGATTCCGAGAGATTCAAAGTGAACAAAAGTACCAAACAGAAGAGCATCAGTATTAGTATGGAGAAGAATCAGGAAGTCGTTGATCATTTCAAAGGTTTTAAACTCAAATGGCAGTTTGTTCTGATCGAACCCGAGAATCAGAAGAACCATTTCCAACCGGAGAAGAGATTTTTCGAGTTGACATTCGACAAGTCGCGTAAAGATGATGTACTCAATGAGTACTTGCCTCATATTATGGCCAAGgcaaaagaaataaaagataaCGAGAGGGCCGTGAGGTTGTACACCAGGGACTGTCCCTTTAATGGCGAGGATGACGACAGTGGCAATGGAGGTGGGTATTGGGGCTGCATCAATTTGGATCATCCCGCCACCTTCGATAAATTGGCAATGGACCCGTGTTTGAAAAAATCCGTCATTGAAGATTTAGACAGGTTTGTGAGGAGAAGAGATTATTACAAGAAAGTAGGCAAGGCGTGGAAGAGAGGCTATCTCCTGTATGGCCCTCCCGGGACTGGAAAATCGAGCTTGATTGCTGCCATTGCCAACTATCTGAAATTTGATGTGTATGATTTGGAACTTGCCAGTCTATATTCAAATTCAGAATTGAGGAGAATCTTGCTGTCCACCACAAACAGATCGATTATCGTAATCGAGGATATTGATTGCAGTGTGCAAATGCATGAAAGGGGTGCCGAACCCGAGGGCGATGAGTCTTCTAACACAAAG TTGACATTATCTGGAGTATTGAACTTCATAGATGGATTGTGGTCAACTTGTGGGGATGAAAGAATTGTTATTTTCACAACGAATCATAAGGAGAAGCTGGATCCTGCCCTGTTGCGCCCCGGTCGAATGGATATGCACATTCATATGGGGTATTGCACACCTGAAGGATTTGATGTTTTGGCTTTGAACTACTTGGGAATCAATGATCAAAGGAAGGCGCCATGTCAAGAGATTAAAAGCTTCATTGGGGAAGTAGATATCAGCCCCGCTGAAATTGCAGAACACTTGATGAGAAGCGAAGATGTTGATCTTGCACTTCACGGTGTTCTTGCTTTGCTCAAGAAAATGAAGGACGAAAACACTTTGACGCTTGTCGATCAAAAGAAATGCGATATTGGAGAAGCCAAAGTGATTATTGAAAGTGATGGAATCAAAATAGACAAGGAACGGAAGGTGAAGTTTGCTGAAGGCTTGAAAAGAGTAACGAGAAGGCGATCGAGCAGATGTAATAAGATCAAGCAAGGGTGA